The following proteins are co-located in the Streptomyces sp. DT2A-34 genome:
- a CDS encoding Nramp family divalent metal transporter gives MAETTGNTESSQAGEADSRPRKSSWRYIGPGIVVAATGVGAGDLVATLIAGSNFGYTLLWAAIIGCLVKISLAEAAGRWHLSTGRTLFDGWASLGRWTTWFFAVYTVIWGFVYGAAAMSSSALPLQALFPDVMDLEWWAIACGLVGLVFVWFNKYAVFEKVMTVLVGVMFVVTVYLAIRVTPNLGDAFAGLLPVLPDEKDSILNTLGLIGGVGGTITLAAYGYWVNAKGWTNTGWMKVMRLDNRVAYATTGIFVVAMLFVGAELLHSANIAIAGGDKGLIQLGDILEDEYGTATAKFFLIGFFATSFTSLIGVWHGVSLMFADFVTRYRGREELKGEKVASGERERSWPFRAYLLWLTFPPMVLLFQGQPFRLIIIYGVLGAAFLPFLAGTLIWLLNSSRTPSQWRNGPLSNAMLAIAGLLFLVLCVKQIWDQPWSEFF, from the coding sequence ATGGCGGAAACCACGGGAAACACAGAGTCGTCCCAGGCCGGTGAGGCGGACTCCCGGCCCCGTAAGTCCAGTTGGCGGTACATCGGCCCCGGCATCGTCGTCGCCGCGACCGGCGTCGGCGCCGGCGACCTCGTCGCCACCCTCATCGCGGGCAGCAACTTCGGCTACACCCTCCTCTGGGCGGCGATCATCGGCTGCCTGGTCAAGATCTCGCTGGCCGAGGCGGCGGGCCGCTGGCACCTGTCCACCGGCCGCACCCTCTTCGACGGCTGGGCGAGCCTCGGCCGCTGGACCACCTGGTTCTTCGCCGTCTACACCGTGATCTGGGGCTTCGTCTACGGCGCGGCGGCGATGTCGTCGAGCGCGCTGCCGCTCCAGGCGCTGTTCCCGGACGTGATGGACCTGGAGTGGTGGGCCATCGCCTGCGGCCTGGTCGGCCTGGTCTTCGTCTGGTTCAACAAGTACGCCGTCTTCGAGAAGGTCATGACGGTCCTGGTGGGCGTCATGTTCGTGGTCACGGTGTACCTGGCGATCCGCGTCACGCCCAACCTCGGGGACGCCTTCGCGGGCCTGCTGCCCGTCCTGCCCGACGAGAAGGACTCGATCCTCAACACCCTCGGCCTGATCGGCGGCGTCGGCGGCACCATCACCCTTGCCGCGTACGGCTATTGGGTCAACGCCAAGGGCTGGACGAACACCGGCTGGATGAAGGTCATGCGGCTCGACAACCGCGTCGCGTACGCCACGACCGGCATCTTCGTCGTCGCGATGCTCTTCGTCGGCGCCGAGCTGCTGCACTCCGCGAACATCGCCATCGCCGGCGGCGACAAGGGCCTGATCCAGCTCGGCGACATCCTGGAGGACGAATACGGCACGGCGACGGCCAAGTTCTTCCTGATCGGCTTCTTCGCCACCTCCTTCACCTCCCTCATCGGCGTCTGGCACGGTGTGAGCCTGATGTTCGCGGACTTCGTGACCCGCTACCGGGGGCGGGAGGAGCTGAAGGGCGAGAAGGTCGCCTCGGGAGAGCGGGAGCGCTCCTGGCCCTTCCGCGCCTACCTGCTCTGGCTGACCTTCCCGCCCATGGTCCTGCTCTTCCAGGGCCAGCCCTTCCGCCTGATCATCATCTACGGCGTCCTGGGCGCGGCCTTCCTGCCCTTCCTCGCCGGCACCCTGATCTGGCTCCTCAACTCCTCCCGCACCCCGAGCCAGTGGCGCAACGGCCCGCTGAGCAACGCCATGCTGGCGATCGCCGGCCTGCTGTTCCTGGTGCTGTGCGTGAAGCAGATCTGGGACCAGCCGTGGTCGGAGTTCTTCTGA
- a CDS encoding MEDS domain-containing protein, with amino-acid sequence MTTRPAPDQPGFDHRMTVFESDDEFLAAALPFLTEALAAPGEPPPVAIAAPGNLDLLRDALGTDAKSVGLVPHTEWYTGSAANAVAQGAGHLAAHAGPGGRMHLLMEPVWGGRAGRSPRETAEWIRYEALANLLFAPLATTALCAYDARVAGSAIVAAARRAHPGTGVYEDPVRLAAELDAVPLPPPAVDAERLTGPALTGDAVRGWASARGLSAADVELFATAVTEAAAALGPVDGAVLWGEAPACVCELRTARRVDDPLAGFVPPPSAELEPGQGLWFARQVCAYVDVRDDRDGASVRLQYG; translated from the coding sequence GTGACCACTCGACCCGCCCCGGACCAGCCCGGATTCGACCACCGCATGACCGTCTTCGAGTCCGACGACGAGTTCCTCGCCGCCGCCCTGCCCTTCCTCACCGAAGCCCTCGCCGCCCCCGGCGAACCCCCGCCCGTGGCCATCGCCGCCCCCGGCAACCTGGACCTCCTGCGCGACGCCCTCGGCACCGACGCCAAGAGCGTCGGCCTCGTCCCGCACACCGAGTGGTACACCGGCTCCGCCGCCAACGCGGTCGCCCAGGGCGCCGGTCACCTCGCCGCGCACGCCGGCCCGGGCGGCCGTATGCATCTGCTCATGGAACCCGTCTGGGGCGGCCGGGCGGGCCGTTCACCGCGCGAGACCGCCGAGTGGATCCGCTACGAGGCCCTCGCCAACCTTCTCTTCGCCCCGCTCGCGACGACGGCCCTGTGCGCCTACGACGCCCGCGTCGCGGGCTCCGCGATCGTCGCCGCCGCCCGCCGCGCCCACCCCGGCACCGGGGTGTACGAGGACCCCGTACGGCTCGCCGCCGAACTGGACGCCGTACCGCTGCCACCGCCCGCCGTCGACGCCGAGCGCCTGACCGGCCCGGCCCTCACCGGCGACGCCGTACGCGGCTGGGCGAGCGCGCGAGGGCTGTCCGCCGCGGACGTGGAGTTGTTCGCCACGGCCGTCACCGAGGCGGCCGCCGCCCTCGGCCCGGTCGACGGCGCCGTGCTGTGGGGGGAGGCTCCGGCCTGCGTCTGTGAACTGCGTACCGCGCGCCGCGTCGACGACCCGTTGGCGGGCTTCGTACCGCCGCCGAGCGCGGAACTGGAACCGGGGCAGGGGCTGTGGTTCGCCCGGCAGGTGTGCGCGTACGTCGACGTCCGGGACGACCGGGACGGGGCGAGCGTACGGCTGCAGTACGGGTAG
- the cpaB gene encoding Flp pilus assembly protein CpaB: MNSRQRRGVILLLLSIVCALGAFAGVLSVINDVKSKVGPEVTAYRVKASVAPYTQLSAGQFEKIEMPERWLSENAVTNLREIQGKIAVTTLQKGSLLQSDMIVDQPALKSGEQEVAIMIDAATGVAGKITPGATVNVYATFEGQRDGDPDQSKLIVENARVINVGEQTALKPDADDRDREPTDAVPITFALQTIDIQRITYAESFADEVRLALVAPGTGSDVDATDRTYELAKDK, encoded by the coding sequence ATGAACTCCCGTCAGCGCCGTGGCGTGATACTCCTGCTCCTGTCGATCGTGTGCGCCCTCGGCGCCTTCGCCGGCGTCCTGTCCGTCATCAACGACGTGAAGTCCAAGGTCGGTCCCGAGGTCACCGCCTACCGGGTCAAGGCGAGCGTCGCCCCGTACACGCAGCTCAGCGCCGGCCAGTTCGAGAAGATCGAGATGCCCGAGCGGTGGCTGTCGGAGAACGCGGTCACCAACCTCCGCGAGATCCAGGGCAAGATCGCCGTCACGACCCTGCAGAAGGGCTCCCTGCTCCAGAGCGACATGATCGTCGACCAGCCCGCCCTGAAGTCGGGTGAGCAGGAGGTCGCCATCATGATCGACGCGGCGACCGGCGTGGCCGGCAAGATCACCCCGGGCGCCACGGTCAACGTCTACGCCACCTTCGAGGGGCAGCGCGACGGCGACCCCGACCAGTCCAAGCTCATCGTGGAGAACGCCAGGGTCATCAACGTGGGCGAGCAGACCGCGCTCAAGCCCGACGCCGACGACCGCGACCGCGAGCCCACCGACGCCGTCCCGATCACCTTCGCGCTCCAGACCATCGACATCCAGCGCATCACCTACGCCGAGTCGTTCGCCGACGAGGTCCGGCTCGCCCTGGTGGCACCCGGTACGGGCTCCGACGTCGACGCGACGGACCGCACCTACGAACTCGCCAAGGACAAGTGA
- a CDS encoding LuxR C-terminal-related transcriptional regulator: MGGSAPRRDHQLPVETTSFVDRRDELAAGRELLARARLVTLTGPGGVGKTRLATRIAAGVRRAFPDGVRIVHLSGLHDPALVPLAAADALDLHDHTAQPPLQALVERARDRRLLLLVDNCEHLLPACAELAAALLHGTPGVRILATSRHRLGLTEEHLLEVRPLPVPDPDGDLSGPEGCPALALFADRAAAVVPGFRLTAANRAAVARLCRRLDGLPLAIELAAVRMRVLDVDQLLDRLDDRYRLLTGGSPAALPRHRTLRAAVDWSHELCTEREQLVWARLSVLAGSFDLETAEAVCGDGEGVPPSAGPGISARPASEDEAAPSLAPTHPPGASPRNAGPRHPARPALEDEARPGPTGGQAAEPPGGVEGAEPLEDGTGRGGGGEKLTATTPHIHPYGVLDAVTGLVDKSVLSRESGPDGIRYRLLDTLRHYGLDRLRRLPGEEPAARRRQRDWMLRRATACESAWFGPGQREIVARLRADQDNLRTALDFSLATPGERLAGLRLAGTLWFYWHACGAPREGRYWLDRALAANPEPTRERARGLWIAGLLAAATHDLTAGLARARESRTLAHDLDDEAEAAHAEYVIGVITLFMDDLPTALKHFEASVARGPVPGQHLSLHGLDQVELACALGFLGEAERAVEVCERARRMCERHGEEWVHSYVLRMLALAHTVQRDWRRAEHHARHALRLKLAVHDVTGIALTLDLLAHIATQAGAPERAAVLLGAADRIWAGIDRGRWGSAALNSTRRDSETRAGEALGRPAFQRAYERGAALDLAEAVEYAVHDRGQPRRPAAARKTNVRPRAHHPATGVRLTHPATGVRLTRRETEVAELVAQGLANQQIADRLVIARRTAEGHVERILGKLGFSNRSQIAAWMAAQR, from the coding sequence ATGGGCGGATCAGCGCCACGACGGGATCACCAACTGCCGGTCGAGACGACCAGCTTCGTCGACCGGCGCGACGAACTCGCCGCCGGGCGCGAGCTGTTGGCCAGGGCCCGGCTGGTCACGCTGACCGGCCCCGGCGGCGTCGGCAAGACCCGCCTCGCCACACGCATCGCGGCCGGCGTCCGGCGCGCCTTCCCGGACGGGGTACGCATCGTGCACCTCTCCGGCCTCCATGACCCCGCGCTCGTCCCGCTCGCCGCCGCCGACGCGCTCGACCTGCACGACCACACCGCGCAGCCGCCGCTTCAGGCGCTGGTGGAGCGGGCCCGGGACCGTCGGCTGCTCCTGCTCGTCGACAACTGCGAACACCTGCTGCCGGCCTGCGCCGAACTCGCCGCGGCCCTGCTGCACGGCACCCCCGGCGTACGGATCCTCGCCACCAGCCGGCACCGCCTGGGCCTCACCGAGGAACACCTCCTGGAGGTACGGCCCCTGCCGGTCCCCGACCCGGACGGCGACCTCTCCGGCCCCGAGGGCTGTCCGGCCCTGGCCCTCTTCGCCGACCGAGCCGCCGCGGTGGTCCCCGGCTTCCGCCTGACCGCCGCGAACCGGGCGGCCGTCGCCCGCCTGTGCCGCCGCCTGGACGGCCTCCCCCTGGCCATCGAACTCGCCGCCGTCCGTATGCGCGTGCTCGACGTCGACCAGCTCCTCGACCGCCTCGACGACCGCTACCGCCTCCTCACCGGCGGCAGCCCCGCCGCCCTGCCACGCCACCGGACCCTGCGCGCGGCGGTCGACTGGAGCCACGAACTGTGCACCGAGCGCGAGCAGTTGGTGTGGGCGCGACTGTCGGTGCTGGCGGGTAGCTTCGACCTGGAGACGGCGGAGGCGGTGTGCGGGGACGGGGAAGGTGTGCCGCCCAGCGCCGGTCCGGGCATCTCAGCCCGTCCGGCGTCTGAGGACGAGGCCGCGCCGTCCCTAGCCCCCACCCACCCCCCGGGGGCTTCACCTCGCAACGCTGGCCCGCGTCATCCAGCCCGTCCGGCGCTCGAGGACGAGGCCCGTCCAGGGCCGACGGGGGGCCAAGCGGCGGAGCCCCCTGGCGGGGTCGAAGGGGCGGAGCCCCTTGAGGATGGGACGGGTAGGGGCGGCGGGGGCGAGAAACTCACGGCCACCACCCCCCACATCCACCCCTACGGCGTCCTCGACGCCGTCACCGGCCTCGTCGACAAGTCCGTACTGTCCCGGGAGTCCGGCCCCGACGGCATCCGCTACCGCCTCCTCGACACCCTCCGCCACTACGGCCTGGACCGCCTGCGCCGCCTGCCCGGCGAGGAGCCCGCGGCCCGCCGCCGCCAGCGCGACTGGATGCTGCGGCGCGCCACGGCCTGCGAGAGCGCCTGGTTCGGCCCGGGCCAGCGCGAGATCGTCGCCCGCCTGCGCGCCGACCAGGACAACCTCCGCACCGCACTCGACTTCAGCCTCGCCACCCCCGGCGAACGCCTCGCCGGACTGCGCCTGGCCGGCACCCTGTGGTTCTACTGGCACGCCTGCGGCGCCCCCCGCGAGGGCCGCTACTGGCTCGACCGCGCCCTGGCCGCCAACCCGGAGCCGACCCGGGAACGGGCCCGCGGCCTGTGGATCGCCGGACTCCTCGCCGCCGCCACCCATGACCTCACCGCGGGACTCGCCCGCGCCCGGGAATCCCGCACCCTGGCCCATGACCTCGACGACGAGGCCGAGGCCGCCCACGCCGAGTACGTCATCGGCGTCATCACCCTCTTCATGGACGACCTGCCGACCGCGCTGAAGCACTTCGAGGCCAGCGTCGCCCGCGGCCCCGTCCCCGGCCAGCACCTCAGCCTGCACGGCCTCGACCAGGTCGAACTCGCCTGCGCCCTGGGCTTCCTGGGCGAGGCCGAGCGCGCCGTCGAGGTCTGCGAGCGGGCCCGCCGGATGTGCGAACGGCACGGCGAGGAGTGGGTGCACTCGTACGTCCTGCGGATGCTCGCCCTCGCCCACACGGTGCAGCGCGACTGGCGCCGGGCCGAACACCACGCCCGGCACGCCCTGCGCCTCAAACTCGCCGTCCACGACGTCACTGGCATCGCCCTCACCCTCGACCTCCTGGCCCACATCGCCACCCAGGCGGGCGCCCCCGAGCGTGCGGCCGTCCTGCTCGGCGCCGCCGACCGCATCTGGGCCGGCATCGACCGCGGCCGCTGGGGATCGGCGGCCCTGAACTCGACCCGCCGCGACAGCGAGACCCGGGCCGGCGAGGCCCTGGGCCGGCCCGCCTTCCAGCGGGCGTACGAACGCGGCGCCGCACTCGACCTGGCGGAAGCCGTCGAGTACGCCGTCCATGACCGCGGTCAGCCCCGACGGCCCGCAGCCGCACGGAAAACGAACGTCCGACCCCGTGCCCACCACCCCGCTACCGGCGTCCGCCTCACGCACCCCGCTACCGGCGTCCGCCTCACCCGCCGCGAGACCGAGGTCGCCGAACTCGTCGCCCAGGGACTCGCCAACCAGCAGATCGCCGACCGCCTGGTCATCGCCCGCCGCACCGCCGAAGGCCATGTCGAACGCATCCTCGGCAAGCTCGGCTTCAGCAACCGCAGCCAGATCGCGGCCTGGATGGCGGCGCAACGCTGA
- a CDS encoding ATP-binding protein, whose product MGAGHLSVDYDPRPSAVREARAEVRRQLEGWGLADLDDLVDVAELLVSELATNALLHSASRFGLTLFAAHGILRCEVRDGGRRVPMVLEAGASESGRGMFLVDALARRWGCHQDGSGKTVWFELATCGADGCGRRQP is encoded by the coding sequence ATGGGGGCCGGCCATCTGAGCGTCGACTACGACCCCCGTCCCTCCGCGGTCCGCGAGGCCCGCGCGGAGGTCCGCCGCCAGTTGGAGGGATGGGGGCTCGCGGACCTGGACGACCTGGTGGACGTGGCCGAGCTGCTGGTGAGCGAGCTGGCCACCAACGCCCTGCTGCACTCCGCGAGCCGCTTCGGGCTCACCCTGTTCGCCGCGCACGGGATCCTGCGCTGCGAGGTCCGGGACGGCGGCCGGCGCGTACCGATGGTGCTGGAAGCCGGCGCCTCGGAGAGCGGCCGGGGGATGTTCCTGGTGGACGCGCTCGCCCGGCGCTGGGGCTGCCATCAGGACGGGTCGGGCAAGACGGTGTGGTTCGAGCTCGCGACGTGTGGGGCCGACGGCTGTGGTCGGCGACAGCCGTAG
- a CDS encoding IclR family transcriptional regulator: MSQSVDRALSILPLLAQGPANLGEVAGHLSVHKTTALRLLRTLHQHGMVYRQSDQRYRLGARLIALAQEAMENLDIREIAHPHLVRLNEHCGHTVHLAVYEEDEVLYIDKVESRYPVRMYSRIGKPVAITVAAAAKLLLADLPEAERRILAERLDYPMYTARSTPNAPAFLRELDKVREQGWATDLGGHEESINCVAAPIRGADGRVVAAMSVSAPNVVVTADELLTLLPLVRRTADDISGEYSGRTSAKGTA; encoded by the coding sequence ATGAGTCAGAGCGTCGACCGCGCGTTGTCTATTCTGCCGCTGCTCGCACAAGGGCCCGCCAATCTGGGAGAGGTCGCCGGTCACCTCAGCGTCCATAAGACGACGGCTCTACGCCTTCTGCGCACCCTGCATCAGCACGGCATGGTCTACCGCCAGTCCGACCAGCGCTACCGCCTCGGCGCCCGCCTGATCGCCCTCGCCCAGGAGGCGATGGAGAACCTCGACATCCGCGAGATCGCCCATCCCCACCTCGTACGGCTGAACGAGCATTGCGGGCACACCGTGCACCTCGCTGTGTACGAGGAGGACGAGGTGCTGTACATCGACAAGGTGGAGAGCCGGTACCCGGTGCGGATGTACTCGCGGATCGGGAAGCCCGTCGCCATCACCGTCGCCGCTGCGGCCAAGCTGCTGCTCGCCGACCTGCCTGAGGCTGAGCGCCGTATCCTCGCCGAGAGGCTCGACTACCCCATGTACACGGCCCGTTCCACCCCCAACGCCCCGGCCTTCCTGCGGGAGTTGGACAAGGTGCGCGAACAGGGCTGGGCCACCGACCTCGGTGGCCACGAGGAGTCCATCAACTGTGTCGCCGCGCCGATCCGCGGCGCCGACGGCCGGGTCGTCGCCGCGATGTCGGTCTCCGCGCCCAACGTCGTCGTCACCGCCGACGAACTCCTCACCCTGCTCCCGCTGGTGCGCCGTACGGCGGACGACATCAGCGGCGAGTACTCCGGCAGGACCTCAGCGAAAGGCACCGCATGA
- a CDS encoding chitinase, whose translation MSIRSRFRVAAVTAALALTFLPAGHASAADVNNAKNAGFESGLSDWTCSANSGTTVSAPVHGGSTALKATPAGQDNARCTQAVAVQPNSTYTLSAWAQGGYTYLGVTGTGTTDVSTWTPDTTTWKQLSTTFTTGASTTSVTVYTHGWYGQAAYHADDVSVYGPAGGGGTDPSPTIPGAPSGLTVSRTTSSSVSLAWNTVPGATGYHVHRNGTKVTAVTGTSATVTGLAASTSYSFQVTAANATGESPKSAAVTATTNTPTGPGPALPKHAVTGYWQNFDNGATVQKLADVQSQYDVIAVAFADATSTPGAVTFNLDSAGLGGYTVDQFKADIRAKQAAGKKVIVSVGGERGTVAVNDAASAANFANSVYSLMQTYSFDGVDIDLENGLNATYMTQALRSLSAKAGSSLIITMAPQTLDMQSTSNSYFQTALNIKDILTVVNMQYYNSGSMLGCDGKVHSQGSVDFLTALACIQLEGGLAPSQVGLGLPASTRGAGSGYVSPSIVNNALDCLTKGTNCGSFKPSRTYPDLRGAMTWSTNWDATAGNAWSSAVGPHVHGLP comes from the coding sequence ATGTCCATACGCAGCAGATTCCGGGTGGCCGCGGTCACCGCCGCCCTCGCCCTCACCTTCCTCCCCGCGGGCCACGCCTCGGCCGCGGACGTCAACAACGCCAAGAACGCCGGCTTCGAGTCCGGCCTGAGCGACTGGACCTGTTCCGCGAACAGCGGCACGACCGTCTCCGCACCGGTGCACGGCGGCTCGACCGCGCTGAAGGCCACACCGGCCGGGCAGGACAACGCCCGCTGCACCCAGGCAGTGGCGGTGCAGCCCAACTCGACGTACACGCTGAGCGCGTGGGCACAGGGCGGCTACACCTACCTGGGCGTGACGGGCACCGGCACGACCGACGTCTCGACCTGGACGCCGGACACGACGACCTGGAAGCAGCTGTCGACCACCTTCACCACCGGCGCCTCGACGACCTCGGTGACGGTGTACACGCACGGCTGGTACGGACAGGCGGCCTACCACGCGGACGACGTGTCGGTGTACGGCCCCGCCGGAGGCGGCGGCACCGACCCCTCCCCCACGATCCCGGGAGCCCCGAGCGGCCTCACCGTGTCGCGTACGACCTCCTCGTCGGTCTCCCTGGCCTGGAACACCGTCCCGGGCGCGACCGGCTACCACGTCCACCGCAACGGCACGAAGGTGACCGCGGTGACCGGCACCTCGGCGACCGTGACCGGGCTCGCGGCCTCGACGTCGTACTCCTTCCAGGTCACGGCGGCCAACGCGACCGGTGAGTCGCCGAAGTCGGCGGCGGTGACGGCGACGACGAACACGCCGACCGGCCCCGGCCCCGCTCTCCCCAAGCACGCGGTGACCGGCTACTGGCAGAACTTCGACAACGGGGCGACGGTCCAGAAGCTCGCCGACGTCCAGTCCCAGTACGACGTCATCGCCGTCGCCTTCGCGGACGCGACCTCGACGCCGGGCGCGGTGACCTTCAACCTGGACTCGGCCGGGCTTGGCGGCTACACGGTCGACCAGTTCAAGGCGGACATCAGGGCGAAGCAGGCCGCCGGGAAGAAGGTCATCGTCTCGGTCGGCGGCGAGCGCGGCACGGTGGCGGTGAACGACGCGGCGTCGGCGGCGAACTTCGCGAACTCGGTGTACTCCCTGATGCAGACGTACAGCTTCGACGGCGTCGACATCGACCTGGAGAACGGCCTCAACGCGACCTACATGACACAGGCGCTGCGCTCGCTCTCGGCGAAGGCGGGCTCGTCGCTGATCATCACGATGGCGCCGCAGACCCTCGACATGCAGTCGACGTCGAACTCGTACTTCCAGACCGCGCTGAACATCAAGGACATCCTCACGGTCGTCAACATGCAGTACTACAACAGCGGTTCGATGCTGGGCTGCGACGGCAAGGTCCACAGCCAGGGCTCGGTGGACTTCCTGACCGCCCTGGCCTGCATCCAGCTGGAGGGCGGCCTGGCCCCGTCCCAGGTGGGGCTGGGGCTGCCGGCCTCCACGCGGGGCGCGGGCAGCGGGTACGTGTCACCGTCGATCGTGAACAACGCCCTGGACTGCCTGACGAAAGGCACGAACTGCGGCTCGTTCAAGCCCTCGCGGACCTATCCCGACCTGCGGGGCGCGATGACCTGGTCGACGAACTGGGACGCGACGGCGGGCAACGCCTGGTCCAGCGCCGTCGGACCGCATGTGCACGGGCTGCCGTAG
- a CDS encoding RidA family protein produces MTEKIALTPKTHTAPPAKFSHGVKKGNILQVAGQVGFLPAVEGQSPTPAGPTLREQTLQTLANVKAILEEGGASWDDVMMIRVYLTDVAHFAEMNEVYDQYFREQGLTQAPPARTTVYVSLPKRLLIEIDALAVLG; encoded by the coding sequence ATGACCGAGAAGATCGCGCTCACCCCGAAGACCCACACCGCCCCGCCCGCGAAGTTCTCGCACGGCGTGAAGAAGGGGAACATCCTCCAGGTCGCGGGCCAGGTCGGCTTCCTCCCCGCGGTCGAGGGCCAGTCCCCGACGCCCGCCGGCCCCACCCTGCGCGAGCAGACCCTCCAGACCCTCGCCAACGTCAAGGCGATCCTGGAGGAGGGCGGCGCCTCCTGGGACGACGTCATGATGATCCGCGTCTATCTGACGGACGTCGCCCACTTCGCCGAGATGAACGAGGTCTACGACCAGTACTTCCGGGAGCAGGGTCTTACGCAGGCTCCTCCTGCTCGGACGACGGTGTACGTCAGTCTCCCGAAGCGCCTGCTGATCGAGATTGACGCCCTGGCAGTACTCGGCTGA
- a CDS encoding SigE family RNA polymerase sigma factor produces the protein MRQARADEYAEFAAARAGHLYRSACLLTAGDTHLAEDLVQEALGRIYVRWGRVSGVDNPAGYAQTVLTRAFLTHQRRRSSTERATDAIPDRAAADGGHGDVSLRLTLLQALARLPAKDRAVVVLRYWEDRSVEETADALNASSAAVRTRCTRALGRLRELLGEDLGEYAAS, from the coding sequence ATGAGACAGGCCCGCGCGGACGAGTACGCGGAGTTCGCGGCGGCCAGGGCCGGGCATCTGTACCGGTCGGCCTGTCTGCTGACCGCCGGGGACACCCACCTCGCCGAGGACCTCGTCCAGGAGGCCCTCGGCCGGATCTACGTCCGCTGGGGCCGGGTCTCCGGGGTGGACAACCCCGCCGGGTACGCGCAGACCGTCCTCACCCGCGCCTTCCTCACCCATCAGCGGCGACGCAGCAGCACCGAGCGGGCCACGGACGCGATTCCCGACCGGGCGGCGGCCGACGGCGGACACGGGGATGTGTCGCTGCGGCTGACCCTGCTCCAGGCACTCGCCCGGCTGCCCGCCAAGGACCGGGCCGTGGTCGTCCTGCGGTACTGGGAGGACCGGTCCGTCGAGGAGACCGCCGACGCGCTGAACGCCAGTTCCGCCGCGGTGCGGACACGGTGCACCCGGGCGCTCGGACGGCTGCGCGAGCTGCTGGGCGAGGACCTCGGCGAGTACGCGGCTTCCTGA
- a CDS encoding M14 family metallopeptidase, whose product MRLRTRGSGGRSGRRTAALATLLALALAAPLSANVSANADSATKAASSTDDARQYEVHMHSTAKDRTALQRTGVTVDEVHGHGVVVSGRADQIKKLRDLGYDVAPLGAVPDRSSGEDDVRLYDFPSGDSRYHNYAEMTSEINSLVSANSSIASRRVIGTSYQGRNIVAIKISDNVGTDESEPEVLFTHHQHAREHLTVEMALYLLRELTSDYGTDSRVTSMVNNREIWIVPDLNPDGGEYDIATGSYRSWRKNRQPNPGSSYVGTDLNRNWNYRWGCCGGSSGSPSSDTYRGASAESAPEVKVVADFVRSRVVGGVQQIKAGVDFHTYSELVLWPFGYTYSDTTTGMTADDRNAFATVGQKMAASNGYTAEQSSDLYITDGSIDDWLWGSQKIFGYTFEMYPSSSAGGGFYPPDEVIERETSRNRDAVLQLLENADCMYRSIGKEAQYCG is encoded by the coding sequence ATGCGACTTCGCACACGCGGCTCAGGCGGCCGCAGCGGCAGACGGACCGCCGCGCTCGCCACGCTGCTCGCCCTCGCCCTCGCGGCGCCCCTGTCCGCCAACGTGTCCGCGAACGCCGACAGCGCCACCAAGGCGGCCTCGTCGACCGATGACGCCCGGCAGTACGAGGTGCACATGCACTCGACCGCCAAGGACCGCACCGCACTTCAGCGGACGGGTGTGACCGTGGACGAGGTCCACGGTCACGGTGTCGTGGTCTCCGGCCGCGCGGACCAGATCAAGAAGCTGCGCGACCTCGGTTACGACGTCGCCCCGCTCGGCGCGGTCCCCGACCGCTCCTCCGGCGAGGACGACGTCCGCCTCTACGACTTCCCGTCCGGCGACTCGCGCTATCACAACTACGCGGAGATGACGAGCGAGATCAACTCGCTCGTCTCGGCCAACTCCTCCATCGCGAGCCGGCGCGTGATCGGCACGTCGTACCAGGGCCGGAACATCGTCGCCATCAAGATCAGCGACAACGTGGGGACCGACGAGTCCGAGCCGGAGGTCCTCTTCACCCACCACCAGCACGCCCGTGAGCACCTCACCGTCGAGATGGCGCTCTATCTGCTGCGCGAGCTGACCTCCGACTACGGCACCGACTCCCGGGTCACCAGCATGGTGAACAACCGCGAGATCTGGATCGTGCCCGACCTCAACCCGGACGGCGGCGAGTACGACATCGCCACCGGCTCGTACCGGTCGTGGCGCAAGAACCGGCAGCCCAACCCCGGTTCGTCGTACGTCGGGACCGACCTCAACCGGAACTGGAACTACCGGTGGGGCTGCTGCGGCGGTTCGTCGGGATCGCCGTCCTCGGACACGTACCGGGGCGCGTCCGCCGAGTCGGCGCCGGAGGTCAAGGTGGTCGCCGACTTCGTGCGCAGCCGCGTGGTCGGCGGGGTCCAGCAGATCAAGGCCGGGGTCGACTTCCACACCTACAGCGAGCTGGTGTTGTGGCCCTTCGGGTACACCTACTCCGACACGACGACCGGCATGACCGCCGACGACCGCAACGCGTTCGCCACGGTCGGGCAGAAGATGGCCGCGAGCAACGGCTACACGGCGGAGCAGTCCAGTGACCTGTACATCACCGACGGGTCGATCGACGACTGGCTGTGGGGCAGCCAGAAGATCTTCGGGTACACCTTCGAGATGTACCCGTCGTCCAGTGCGGGTGGGGGCTTCTACCCGCCCGACGAGGTGATCGAGCGGGAGACGTCCCGGAACCGGGATGCGGTGTTGCAGCTGCTGGAGAACGCGGACTGCATGTACCGGTCGATCGGCAAGGAAGCCCAGTACTGCGGCTAG